The Sandaracinus amylolyticus genomic interval GTAGACCGAGGTGGCCTTCGCCGTTCGGACGACGAACGGTGAAGGCCATCGCGCGGCGTGAGACTCCTGCTCAGCGGCCGCCGGTCGCGAGCACCCCCCGGCGCGTACTCCGGTACGTGAGGAGGGAGCGCAGCGAGCGGTGGTCGAACAGCAGGCGTATCGCGCCGCGTCCTCCCCGGTGGATCTCCCTCTACAGGTGAAGAATGAGCGGTCTTCGTTACCGGCGCGTGATGCTGAAGCTCTCGGGTGAGGCCCTCGCGGGCTCCGAGGGCGGGTTCGGAATCGATCAGCCCACGCTGCAGGTCCTCGCGACGGAAGTCGCGGAGGCGCACGCGCTCGGCGCGGAGTGCGGCGTGGTGATCGGCGGCGGCAACATCTTCCGCGGCCTCAAGGGCAGCGCGCAGGGGATGGACCGCGCGACCGCCGACTACATGGGAATGCTCGCGACGGTGATCAACAGCCTCGCGCTGCAGGACACGCTCGAGCGCCTCAAGGTGCCGACGCGCGTGCTGAGCGCGCTGGAGATCCGCCAGGTCGCGGAGCCGTACATCCGCCGCCGCGCGATCCGCCACCTCGAGAAGGGGCGCGTCGTCATCTTCGCGGCGGGCACCGGCAACCCGTTCTTCTCGACCGATACCGCCGCTGCCCTGCGCAGCATGGAGATCGGCGCCGAGCTGCTATGCAAGGCGACGAAGGTCGAGGGCGTCTACGACAAGGACCCCGCGAAGCACGCGGACGCGGTGATGCTCCGTCGCCTCACGTACGATCGCTGCCTGAGCGATCGCATCGGCGTGATGGACTCGACCGCGATGGCGCTCGCGCGCGAGAACAAGCTCCCGATCCGCGTCTTCGCGCTGCTGAAGCGCGGCAACATCAAGCGCGTCCTGCTCGGCGAAGACGTCGGCACGCTGGTGACGGAGACCGGCCAGGAGTCGTAGACTCCACGCTCTTACGCGCTCGGAGGAGATTCGTCATGGGCATGATCGAGGACACGATGGAGGAGCTGCGCTCCAGCATCGCGAAGGCGCACGAAGCGCTGCGCCGCGAGCTGAGCCGCATCCGCACCGGCCGCGCCACCGCGGACCTGCTCGACTCGATCCGCGTCGACTATTACGGCACGCCGACGCCGCTCGCGCAGATGGCGAGCGTGTCGGTCCCGGAGCCGCGCATGC includes:
- the pyrH gene encoding UMP kinase; translated protein: MSGLRYRRVMLKLSGEALAGSEGGFGIDQPTLQVLATEVAEAHALGAECGVVIGGGNIFRGLKGSAQGMDRATADYMGMLATVINSLALQDTLERLKVPTRVLSALEIRQVAEPYIRRRAIRHLEKGRVVIFAAGTGNPFFSTDTAAALRSMEIGAELLCKATKVEGVYDKDPAKHADAVMLRRLTYDRCLSDRIGVMDSTAMALARENKLPIRVFALLKRGNIKRVLLGEDVGTLVTETGQES